The Prochlorococcus sp. MIT 1300 genome has a window encoding:
- a CDS encoding ROK family protein: MLRTFQHFIGIDLGGTAIKIGRYDQKGKSFAEAEFMTPQPPMPGAVTVALCEAVSFIDPDKQAKHVGIGLPGPMDSKGRTARVCINLPGWVDVPLAEWLEPRLGRQVILGNDGNCALLGEAWKGAAKGFEDVLLLTLGTGVGGGVMLGGKLFKGHNGAAAEPGLIGVNSNGPNCKSGNKGSLEQYASINGLRLLTDIPPRELTRKAALGDVSAIRIWEDYGRNLGVGISSLVYMFAPQLVLLGGGLAGGAVYFLPSVIREVEERVQPVSREGVQIKICSLGNRAGCLGAARFSMTNLIDSGIED, from the coding sequence AAATTGGTCGATATGACCAGAAAGGAAAATCTTTTGCAGAGGCTGAGTTTATGACTCCTCAACCGCCTATGCCTGGTGCTGTAACTGTTGCACTTTGTGAGGCTGTTAGTTTTATCGATCCAGACAAACAGGCGAAACATGTAGGCATTGGTCTCCCTGGTCCAATGGACTCAAAAGGAAGGACTGCGAGAGTTTGTATTAATTTGCCAGGATGGGTCGATGTTCCTTTAGCTGAATGGCTGGAGCCACGATTAGGGAGACAAGTCATCCTTGGTAATGATGGGAATTGCGCATTACTTGGTGAGGCATGGAAAGGTGCTGCAAAGGGTTTTGAGGATGTTTTGTTGTTGACTTTGGGAACAGGTGTTGGTGGGGGAGTGATGCTTGGCGGCAAGTTATTTAAAGGACATAATGGTGCGGCGGCAGAGCCAGGTTTAATTGGTGTAAATTCAAATGGTCCAAACTGTAAAAGTGGGAATAAAGGGTCTTTGGAGCAATATGCAAGCATCAACGGATTACGCCTTCTTACAGATATTCCTCCTAGGGAGTTAACTCGAAAAGCAGCTTTAGGAGATGTTTCAGCAATTCGAATATGGGAAGATTATGGTCGAAACCTTGGTGTTGGGATTAGTTCTTTGGTTTATATGTTTGCTCCCCAGTTAGTCCTTTTGGGAGGTGGTTTGGCAGGAGGTGCTGTTTACTTTTTGCCTTCGGTGATACGTGAAGTTGAGGAACGAGTTCAGCCTGTTAGTAGGGAGGGAGTGCAGATTAAGATCTGTTCATTGGGCAATCGAGCAGGCTGCCTTGGTGCTGCCCGTTTTTCTATGACGAATCTGATTGATTCCGGCATAGAAGATTAA
- a CDS encoding glutamate-5-semialdehyde dehydrogenase gives MKTSTSVPEPSKDLLHRAQKLRLAANSLAQKSDTERRKALLAMANQLAVRASEIVSANKEDLERSSAEGLSPALISRLKLDEEKLTSAIEGVRRVAELNDPLGIRQLHRKLDQGLTLERVTVPLGVLGVIFEARPDALIQIASLAIRSGNGALLKGGSEASHSNEVIMDALQEGLNSSVVDPQALALLTTRSESLSLLRLDGLVDLIIPRGSNELVRFIQDNTRIPVLGHADGICHLFVDSNVDLDQALTIAMDSKTQYPAACNSIETLLLHQDIAKEFLVKAIPRFMDAGVRLLGDPIAQEYGINEAATEIDWSTEYLDLILSVRVVNDLDMALDHIRCYGSRHTEAIVSNDKKVSERFMQAVDSAGVFHNCSTRFADGFRYGFGAEVGISTQTLPPRGPVGLEGLVTYRYRLQGDGHIAADFASGKRRFIHEDLPI, from the coding sequence ATGAAAACTTCAACTTCTGTTCCCGAACCTTCAAAAGATCTATTGCATCGAGCTCAGAAGCTTCGATTAGCGGCTAATTCGCTTGCTCAAAAGTCTGATACAGAGCGCCGTAAAGCTTTGTTGGCAATGGCAAATCAACTTGCTGTGAGGGCAAGTGAGATTGTTTCTGCAAATAAGGAAGATTTAGAACGATCCTCTGCTGAGGGTTTATCTCCTGCATTAATTTCAAGGCTGAAGTTAGATGAGGAAAAACTTACTTCTGCTATAGAAGGTGTACGAAGGGTGGCGGAGTTGAATGATCCTTTAGGGATTCGACAGCTTCATAGGAAATTAGATCAAGGATTAACTCTAGAGCGTGTAACTGTTCCTCTTGGTGTTCTTGGAGTCATATTTGAAGCTCGTCCTGATGCATTAATTCAGATTGCATCTTTAGCAATTCGCTCTGGTAATGGTGCTCTGCTGAAAGGCGGAAGCGAGGCAAGTCATAGTAATGAGGTGATTATGGATGCACTACAGGAGGGGCTCAATTCTTCTGTAGTGGATCCTCAAGCATTAGCTCTTTTGACCACAAGGAGCGAGAGCCTTTCTTTGCTCCGGCTTGATGGTTTGGTTGATTTGATAATTCCTCGAGGTAGTAATGAGTTGGTTCGCTTTATTCAGGACAACACGCGCATACCAGTTCTTGGTCATGCAGATGGTATTTGTCACCTTTTTGTGGATTCAAATGTTGATCTTGATCAGGCCTTAACCATCGCAATGGATAGCAAGACTCAATATCCAGCTGCTTGCAATTCAATTGAAACACTACTCCTTCATCAAGACATAGCTAAGGAGTTTCTGGTAAAAGCAATACCCAGATTTATGGATGCAGGTGTTCGTCTGCTTGGAGACCCTATTGCTCAGGAGTATGGCATAAATGAAGCTGCAACAGAAATAGATTGGTCAACTGAGTACTTAGATTTAATACTTTCAGTCCGAGTTGTGAATGATTTAGATATGGCATTAGACCACATTCGTTGTTATGGCTCAAGGCATACTGAGGCAATAGTTAGCAATGACAAAAAGGTATCAGAGCGATTTATGCAAGCGGTTGATAGTGCAGGCGTGTTTCACAATTGCTCCACTCGTTTTGCTGATGGATTTCGCTATGGCTTTGGAGCTGAGGTCGGTATTAGCACTCAGACTCTGCCTCCTAGAGGACCTGTTGGTTTAGAGGGATTGGTAACCTATCGATATAGATTGCAAGGTGATGGACATATCGCTGCTGACTTTGCTTCTGGTAAAAGACGCTTCATTCATGAAGATCTACCAATATGA
- a CDS encoding dihydroneopterin aldolase: MTCQLPNGTIHVKDIHLWAHVGVYEDERNYGQWFLLDFSLWIDLDRSANDDDLDATADYSIAIRELQRLAFRISCLTLEHFSEEIFILLEDLYGPIPMWVLLRKCSAPVPAFFGTVGVERRRNFPFVT, translated from the coding sequence ATGACTTGTCAACTTCCGAATGGGACTATACATGTTAAGGATATTCATTTGTGGGCACATGTAGGAGTTTATGAGGATGAACGAAATTATGGCCAGTGGTTTTTATTGGATTTCAGTTTATGGATAGATTTAGACAGGTCAGCTAATGATGATGATCTTGATGCTACAGCAGATTATAGTATTGCGATTAGAGAACTACAAAGACTTGCCTTTCGCATAAGTTGCCTAACTTTGGAACATTTTAGTGAGGAGATTTTTATTTTATTAGAGGATTTGTACGGTCCTATTCCTATGTGGGTTTTATTGCGAAAATGTTCAGCACCTGTTCCAGCATTCTTTGGCACAGTAGGTGTTGAGAGAAGGCGAAATTTTCCTTTTGTAACTTAA
- a CDS encoding alpha/beta hydrolase: MNRLRRPLVLVHGLWDKPSIFNRFIQELDCPGEKIFAPYLEHKFGRVGLMELANNLNLQICRRWGDETLVDLFGFSMGGLVGRIWLQDFGGASRTHRFLSVGSPHRGTFAAQLVPYAFFPGIAEMKRGSALIRGLNYDFSKLKDVVCHSFYCRFDLMVLPGWEALLPVGSIDLIPVLTHQQLISDRKALRIFSNTLLRS; the protein is encoded by the coding sequence ATGAATAGACTTCGACGTCCTTTAGTTCTAGTTCATGGTCTATGGGATAAGCCAAGTATTTTCAATCGTTTTATTCAAGAGCTCGACTGTCCTGGTGAAAAGATATTCGCACCTTATTTAGAACATAAATTTGGGCGGGTTGGATTAATGGAACTGGCCAATAATTTAAATCTTCAGATATGTAGAAGGTGGGGAGATGAAACGTTAGTCGACCTTTTTGGTTTTTCTATGGGAGGCCTAGTTGGCAGGATTTGGCTTCAGGACTTTGGCGGAGCTAGTCGAACACATCGATTTCTAAGTGTTGGATCTCCACATAGAGGAACATTTGCCGCTCAACTTGTGCCGTATGCTTTTTTCCCAGGCATAGCTGAAATGAAAAGAGGCAGTGCTTTGATAAGAGGCTTGAATTATGACTTTTCTAAATTAAAAGATGTAGTTTGCCATAGTTTTTATTGTCGATTTGATTTGATGGTTTTGCCCGGTTGGGAGGCTTTATTGCCTGTGGGTTCAATTGACTTGATACCAGTACTAACTCATCAACAGTTAATTTCAGACCGTAAGGCGTTAAGGATATTTTCTAACACTCTTTTGCGGAGCTAG
- a CDS encoding M3 family metallopeptidase, whose protein sequence is MNFNTTFSKKPALLKGEGLPEYSAITPEEVNEHIPSLLSQLNKEVEKIEKELEKKLQVKELMTWDEVMKPLYLITEKLRWSWGLVSHLNAVCNSKSFRESHARQQPEVVRFSNMLGQSQVIYKALCELRDNPLESLNATQVRVLTAEILSMDQRGVGLRGKQKEEFNSASEKLAQLSTAFSNHVLDATQSWSLLLTKQSQIQGLPDRALEILADAAKTAGDTNNGEEPSKEKGPWRVGLDMPRYLPFQTHAENRELREVLYKAFVSRASNGEIDNSGLIEEILILRQQQAERLKYKNWAELSLSSKMASNVEAVETLLEELRKAAIPTAQKELKELQNCAKRHGALEASELAAWDINFWSEKLRQEKLDLDQEALRPWFPLPQVLDGLFNLCERLFGISIKQADGEAPIWHKDVRYFKIFDHNDKPLASFYLDPFSRPESKRGGAWMDECLTRRKLNSGETVLPVAYLVCNQTPPVGQTPSLMSFEEVKTLFHEFGHGLQHMLTTINYPQAAGINNIEWDAVELPSQFMENWCLDRTTLFGMARHWQTKKELPEEEFNKLVLNNKFNAGLATLRQVHFALTDLRLHSQWNLKLGITPDQLRRQISTYTSVIAPIEEDQLLCSFSHIFAGGYAAGYYSYKWAEVLSADAFAAFEEVGLDKKEAISSMGKSFRETFLSLGGSLSPDEIFHFFRGRAPTSEALIRHSGLTN, encoded by the coding sequence ATGAACTTTAATACTACTTTCTCAAAAAAACCTGCACTACTTAAAGGAGAAGGTTTACCCGAATATTCCGCCATAACACCAGAAGAAGTTAATGAACATATTCCTTCCCTTCTTAGCCAACTAAATAAGGAAGTAGAAAAGATAGAAAAGGAACTAGAGAAGAAACTCCAAGTCAAAGAGCTCATGACATGGGACGAAGTAATGAAACCTCTCTATTTAATAACAGAAAAACTTAGGTGGAGCTGGGGATTAGTCTCTCACCTAAATGCTGTATGCAATTCCAAAAGTTTTAGGGAGTCGCACGCTAGACAACAACCTGAGGTAGTTAGGTTTAGCAATATGCTTGGCCAAAGCCAAGTAATTTACAAGGCCCTTTGCGAGCTTAGGGATAACCCATTAGAAAGCTTAAATGCAACTCAAGTAAGGGTATTAACTGCAGAAATATTGTCAATGGATCAACGTGGTGTTGGACTTCGTGGAAAACAAAAGGAAGAATTTAATAGCGCCAGCGAAAAGCTCGCTCAACTATCAACTGCTTTTAGTAATCATGTTCTAGATGCAACTCAAAGTTGGAGCCTATTACTAACAAAACAATCCCAAATCCAAGGCCTTCCCGACAGAGCATTGGAGATACTTGCTGATGCTGCAAAGACAGCAGGAGACACTAATAACGGAGAAGAACCCTCAAAAGAAAAAGGCCCTTGGAGGGTTGGGCTTGATATGCCACGTTATCTTCCATTCCAAACACACGCGGAAAATCGTGAACTGCGGGAAGTTCTATACAAAGCATTTGTAAGCCGAGCTAGTAATGGAGAAATTGACAACTCTGGCCTAATAGAAGAAATACTAATTCTGAGACAACAACAAGCAGAAAGACTGAAATACAAGAACTGGGCAGAATTGAGTTTATCGAGCAAAATGGCAAGTAATGTCGAGGCAGTTGAAACCCTCTTAGAAGAACTCAGAAAAGCTGCTATACCAACAGCACAGAAAGAATTAAAAGAGCTTCAAAATTGTGCAAAAAGACATGGTGCTTTAGAAGCATCAGAATTGGCTGCTTGGGACATTAACTTTTGGTCAGAAAAGCTAAGGCAAGAAAAACTAGACCTTGATCAGGAGGCTCTTCGCCCTTGGTTCCCACTCCCACAAGTTCTGGATGGCCTATTCAATTTATGCGAACGACTTTTTGGAATCTCTATAAAACAAGCTGACGGCGAAGCACCTATTTGGCACAAAGATGTTCGTTACTTCAAGATCTTTGATCACAATGACAAACCACTAGCAAGTTTCTACTTAGACCCATTTAGTAGGCCTGAAAGCAAAAGGGGTGGGGCATGGATGGATGAATGCCTAACAAGACGAAAACTCAACTCTGGCGAAACTGTTTTACCTGTCGCCTATCTGGTATGCAATCAAACACCTCCCGTGGGACAGACACCAAGCCTTATGAGTTTTGAAGAAGTCAAAACTCTCTTCCATGAATTTGGGCATGGACTACAACACATGCTCACAACTATCAACTATCCACAAGCGGCAGGCATAAATAATATCGAATGGGATGCAGTTGAATTACCGAGTCAATTTATGGAAAATTGGTGTTTAGATAGAACAACACTTTTTGGGATGGCTCGCCATTGGCAGACCAAAAAGGAGCTCCCAGAAGAAGAATTCAATAAATTAGTTCTTAATAATAAATTTAATGCTGGTCTGGCAACTCTAAGGCAAGTACATTTTGCTCTAACTGATCTACGACTACATAGTCAATGGAATTTGAAGCTTGGTATTACACCAGATCAGCTAAGGCGCCAAATTTCAACCTACACATCGGTAATTGCACCCATTGAAGAAGATCAGCTCCTCTGTTCTTTTAGTCATATTTTCGCCGGTGGCTATGCAGCAGGATATTATTCATACAAATGGGCAGAAGTATTAAGTGCAGATGCATTCGCTGCATTTGAAGAAGTGGGATTAGACAAAAAAGAGGCTATTAGCTCAATGGGTAAGAGCTTTAGAGAAACTTTTCTAAGCCTAGGCGGAAGCTTGTCTCCAGATGAAATATTCCATTTCTTTAGAGGAAGGGCCCCTACAAGCGAGGCTCTAATCCGCCATTCAGGTCTAACTAACTAG
- a CDS encoding NAD(P)H-quinone oxidoreductase subunit 4, which yields MDANLPISVASQPNFPWLSLIVLLPIGGALLMPLLPNDEANDSFKAPRNIAIGFLAADFALMLAAFGRLFNNSESGLQLIERINWIPFIGLEWSLGVDGISAPLVLLSGLITLLSACASWQIKSRSRLYFALLLLQASAQGLVFLSQDFLLFFLAWELELVPVYLLIAIWGGKRRLYAATKFILYTALASLLILISGLALALSGGEFTLNISELTNKTYQGGLGILCYLGFLIGFGVKLPIFPLHTWLPDAHGEANAPVSMLLAGVLLKMGGYALLRFNVQILPEAHLQLAPALIIIGIVNIVYGALNAFAQDNVKRRIACSSVSHMGFVLLGIGAVDALGISGAMLQMISHGLIAAAMFFITGTFYERTKTLSIPNMGGLAKVLPITFAFFLASSLASLALPGMSGFVSEITIFLGITSQDLFTSLFRSITISLAAIGLVLTPIYLLSMCRRVFFGPRIPALALVDDLNPRELIISLSLIIPTLLIGFWPRFAIDLYETSTNALANRLLTHSTNSIAQILSIN from the coding sequence ATGGACGCCAATTTGCCGATATCGGTCGCGTCCCAGCCTAATTTCCCCTGGCTTTCCCTAATAGTGCTCCTCCCTATTGGAGGGGCACTATTAATGCCTCTTTTGCCAAACGATGAGGCCAATGACTCATTTAAGGCACCTCGAAACATCGCAATTGGATTTTTAGCTGCGGATTTTGCTCTTATGTTGGCGGCATTCGGCCGCCTCTTTAACAACAGTGAAAGCGGGCTACAACTAATCGAAAGAATTAATTGGATTCCGTTTATAGGTCTGGAATGGTCTCTAGGTGTCGACGGGATATCAGCCCCTCTAGTACTGCTTAGCGGATTAATAACCCTGCTTTCTGCTTGTGCAAGTTGGCAAATAAAAAGCAGATCGAGACTTTACTTTGCTCTGCTATTACTTCAAGCCTCTGCACAAGGACTAGTTTTCTTATCTCAAGATTTTCTTCTCTTCTTCCTCGCTTGGGAACTAGAATTAGTTCCTGTATACCTACTCATAGCGATCTGGGGAGGGAAAAGAAGGCTATATGCAGCCACTAAGTTCATACTTTATACGGCCTTAGCTTCTCTCCTAATTCTTATAAGTGGACTTGCACTTGCACTATCTGGCGGTGAATTTACACTCAATATATCTGAACTTACTAACAAAACATATCAGGGTGGCCTAGGTATTCTTTGCTATCTAGGTTTTCTAATAGGCTTTGGTGTAAAGCTACCTATATTTCCTCTACATACTTGGCTCCCCGACGCCCATGGAGAAGCCAATGCGCCAGTATCAATGCTCTTGGCAGGTGTCTTATTAAAAATGGGTGGATATGCATTATTGAGATTCAATGTTCAAATCTTACCAGAAGCACATTTACAACTTGCCCCGGCACTAATTATCATAGGCATAGTAAACATAGTCTATGGGGCCTTGAATGCTTTTGCACAAGATAATGTAAAAAGAAGAATAGCTTGTAGTTCTGTTAGTCATATGGGTTTTGTTCTTCTAGGAATTGGCGCAGTAGATGCCCTAGGCATAAGTGGTGCAATGCTCCAAATGATTAGTCATGGATTAATTGCTGCAGCAATGTTTTTTATTACTGGAACTTTTTACGAAAGAACCAAAACCCTCTCAATCCCAAATATGGGAGGACTAGCAAAAGTTTTGCCAATAACATTTGCATTCTTCCTTGCTAGCTCCTTGGCATCTCTTGCACTGCCTGGCATGAGTGGTTTTGTCAGTGAAATAACAATCTTTCTAGGAATAACAAGTCAAGATCTTTTCACATCTCTTTTTCGATCCATAACTATTTCATTAGCTGCAATTGGTCTAGTTCTAACACCAATTTATCTACTCTCCATGTGCCGAAGAGTATTCTTTGGCCCTAGAATTCCTGCTCTTGCGCTAGTAGATGATTTAAATCCAAGAGAGCTTATTATTAGCTTAAGCCTAATAATACCTACTTTGTTAATTGGGTTCTGGCCCCGTTTTGCTATTGATCTTTATGAAACATCTACTAACGCACTTGCTAACCGGCTATTAACTCATAGCACAAATTCAATTGCCCAAATTTTATCAATTAATTAA
- the thrB gene encoding homoserine kinase yields the protein MVQPRIGQKVIVDVPSTTANLGPGFDCLGAALELNNRFVMQRIEGNGERFELIIEGTEGSHLRGGPDNLVYRAAQRVWKAAGLEPVGLEARVTLAVPPARGLGSSATAIVAGLVGANALMGDPLRKEKLLELAIDIEGHPDNVVPSLLGGLCITAKAASERWRVVRCEWLNSIKAVIAIPSIRLSTSEARRAMPKSIPLGDAVINLGALTLLLQGLRTGNGDLIADGMHDRLHEPYRWRLIKGGIEVRKAALDSGAWGCSISGAGPSLIALCPEDRGQAVSQAMVKAWEAAGVASRAPVLNLQKEGSNWHPEEDE from the coding sequence ATGGTGCAGCCAAGAATCGGTCAAAAAGTAATAGTGGACGTTCCGTCTACAACTGCCAACTTAGGTCCTGGATTTGACTGTCTAGGTGCAGCGCTGGAACTAAATAATCGGTTTGTTATGCAACGAATAGAGGGAAATGGAGAAAGGTTTGAACTAATTATTGAAGGAACGGAAGGGAGCCATCTTCGAGGTGGACCGGACAACCTGGTTTATCGAGCAGCTCAAAGGGTTTGGAAAGCAGCAGGTCTTGAGCCTGTAGGCCTTGAGGCACGCGTAACACTTGCTGTTCCACCTGCTAGGGGTTTGGGCAGTAGCGCTACGGCAATTGTTGCAGGGTTAGTTGGAGCCAATGCTCTTATGGGTGATCCTCTTAGGAAAGAAAAACTTCTAGAACTTGCAATTGATATTGAAGGCCATCCTGACAATGTGGTCCCATCACTACTTGGGGGACTATGCATTACAGCTAAAGCTGCTTCCGAACGATGGAGAGTAGTTAGATGTGAATGGCTAAATTCTATAAAAGCTGTAATAGCAATTCCTTCTATCCGTCTAAGCACTAGTGAAGCAAGACGTGCCATGCCCAAAAGCATCCCCCTTGGAGATGCAGTAATAAATCTAGGCGCCCTAACACTCCTTCTCCAAGGGCTTCGTACAGGCAATGGAGATCTAATAGCAGATGGAATGCACGACAGGCTTCATGAGCCCTATCGATGGAGGTTGATCAAAGGAGGCATTGAGGTCCGTAAAGCAGCTCTAGATTCTGGAGCTTGGGGCTGTTCAATTAGTGGGGCAGGACCAAGCTTGATTGCTCTTTGCCCTGAAGACAGAGGACAGGCAGTAAGCCAAGCAATGGTTAAAGCTTGGGAAGCTGCTGGTGTGGCAAGTAGAGCGCCAGTGCTAAACCTACAGAAAGAAGGCAGCAATTGGCATCCCGAAGAAGATGAGTAG
- a CDS encoding glucokinase, with amino-acid sequence MKANINFLAGDLGGTKTLLAVYKWNGELHKLHSKKYLSAEWPSLQSMGEDFLKNLPSSLEKPTYGCIAVAGRVKNGYANITNLSWQLDAQEICNTFNLKRLELINDFEVLIFGLPFFKGNQKKSIQTSTKHVLLKGPVAIIGAGTGLGIARGLPTKNGLISLASEGGHREFAPRTDQEWLLANWIKKELGLRRLSVERVVSGNGLGLIALWRLQQSDVASHSLKNHAEQWGQSLQESNSNKRPDLPKMVSSAAKGGDPVMKEVLRFWLSAYGAAAGDLALQELCTGGLWIGGGTAQKNLKGLLSATFLDALREKGRFKSFVEELPVIALIDPEAGLFSAACRAKMLTESKSTLI; translated from the coding sequence ATGAAAGCCAATATTAACTTTCTTGCAGGAGATTTAGGAGGAACAAAAACTCTGCTGGCCGTTTATAAATGGAACGGTGAATTACACAAACTTCACTCCAAGAAATATTTATCTGCTGAATGGCCATCTCTTCAATCAATGGGAGAGGATTTCTTAAAAAATCTTCCATCTTCTCTAGAAAAACCAACTTATGGATGTATTGCAGTAGCAGGACGGGTAAAAAATGGCTACGCGAACATAACTAACTTGTCCTGGCAGTTGGACGCACAAGAGATCTGCAATACATTTAACCTCAAAAGACTAGAGTTGATAAATGACTTTGAAGTTTTAATTTTCGGCTTACCATTCTTCAAAGGTAACCAAAAAAAATCTATTCAAACTTCAACTAAGCATGTTCTTCTAAAAGGACCTGTTGCAATTATTGGCGCTGGCACTGGTCTTGGAATCGCTCGTGGATTGCCTACTAAAAATGGCCTCATTTCTTTAGCAAGTGAAGGGGGGCATCGAGAATTTGCACCTCGCACAGATCAAGAATGGCTTCTAGCGAATTGGATCAAAAAAGAACTTGGACTAAGGAGGCTTTCAGTAGAAAGAGTTGTCAGTGGAAATGGACTTGGGCTAATAGCACTTTGGCGCTTACAACAGTCCGATGTAGCATCTCACTCATTAAAAAATCATGCCGAGCAATGGGGTCAAAGCTTGCAAGAAAGCAATAGTAATAAGCGTCCCGACTTGCCCAAAATGGTTAGTTCTGCAGCCAAGGGGGGAGACCCTGTCATGAAAGAAGTCCTTAGATTCTGGCTAAGTGCTTATGGGGCCGCTGCAGGTGATCTTGCTCTTCAAGAACTTTGTACTGGTGGCCTATGGATAGGTGGTGGTACAGCCCAGAAGAATCTAAAGGGCCTGCTATCTGCAACATTCCTTGATGCTCTTCGAGAGAAAGGAAGATTTAAATCTTTTGTTGAAGAATTACCAGTAATAGCTTTAATAGACCCAGAAGCCGGTCTATTCAGTGCAGCATGTAGGGCGAAAATGCTCACAGAGTCAAAAAGCACACTGATCTGA